A genome region from Triticum aestivum cultivar Chinese Spring chromosome 2B, IWGSC CS RefSeq v2.1, whole genome shotgun sequence includes the following:
- the LOC123046004 gene encoding coiled-coil domain-containing protein 115, which translates to MAAATAAAEEVVQHMGPVPRVEETNNAAAAAEELGGDDEEILRFMDSADGYLLLMDSLSSALRQGWLDLASARHSMGASRVSSTLFDHKEQSAATKLQVVYPADLPPSESNPHFSLSKWCLQEESNSSDIVSVQDSATPKLRYRGSAATPDSSNGSDARTAKSSTGVDVNSQVQKARSKALSVFGALVSPKLRTAQVSFETALELIAELANARSAILSSFSQINREA; encoded by the exons atggccgcggcgacggcggcggcagaggaggtTGTGCAGCACATGGGACCGGTCCCTCGAGTGGAAGAGACCAataatgcggcggcggcggcggaggaactcGGGGGAGACGACGAAGAGATCCTGCGATTCATGGACTCGGCGGACGGCTACCTCCTCCTGATGGATTCGCTCTCCTCCGCTCTTCGCCAG GGTTGGCTTGATCTGGCAAGTGCGCGCCACTCGATGGGTGCATCACGTGTTTCAAGTACACTCTTTGATCATAAAGAGCAATCTGCAGCCACTAAGCTGCAAGTAGTTTATCCTGCAGACTTGCCACCATCGG AATCGAACCCACATTTTTCTCTATCAAAGTGGTGTTTGCAAGAAGAATCAAACTCCAGTGATATTGTCAGTGTGCAGGATAGCGCTACACCAAAACTAAGGTACAGAGGATCAGCTGCTACGCCAG ATAGTAGCAATGGATCAGATGCAAGAACTGCAAAGTCTTCTACTGGTGTTGACGTTAACAGTCAG GTTCAAAAGGCGAGATCAAAAGCATTATCTGTCTTTGGAGCATTGGTGTCTCCAAAACTACGAACGGCCCAAGTTTCTTTTGAAACAG CACTTGAACTAATTGCGGAGTTAGCAAATGCAAGATCAGCCATCCTCTCTAGTTTCTCCCAGATAAATCGTGAAGCATGA